In Penicillium psychrofluorescens genome assembly, chromosome: 5, a single window of DNA contains:
- a CDS encoding uncharacterized protein (ID:PFLUO_007694-T1.cds;~source:funannotate), with translation MYWPNGVPRVYAINGPAIASVWADGVRQPPHHPPSEPRSSLENNDTDGDTESLISDDHKPQSEPKPEPVSSSASDGPKWEDEAIKGLCVSRSGHTFTTMTETSIAVWQTRPTAVVAAIARSSFSLKTYGSNVALLMHPDSTILVIQTAEGYLLTYSVASDPSSRVYQQNFDQNTQPRRQQLSRFSAVEEANIVGDISIRFRMAIKIESGIVKALALDQELVVATVKPSAIQCIRWTPEAGGTQTTSELLSRILNVPKKVSIVDMVYDRAMNLLIWITNTGQAYAVQRAPEAQPDSEAPNKLFHGHCFHDPKEAGQEAVKVAVNARFSLLAVNCTNGEILVYTAKDYMGNVPLSHKLHLPATPTTTGALTFMNYSPDGYCLFAGYERGWTTWSVFGKPGGNSFSVDSSLAATNSEDWLTGVSNGCWIGGGSDIILSGQNDRRLWILETARSALTGCFSSANLARGLLQTGTELILYRGHDLPDLMTISGKDSLWHHAQYPPAYLHSQWPIRSCVVSQDGRYVAIAGRRGLAHYSVNSGRWKVFEDAKAENSFAVRGGMCWYGHILIAAVESDGSYEIRLYSREASLGNNSVMHIEYLPSPVVFIGPSGEDSLLVYTYDNVLYHYVINSTQPQITLVPVGQIAFNGIVRAPTRVRAISWVLPEEQMRNGDPSQDVKVASVLLLVDGNLVLLQPTVSEKGELKYDMRIVSHDVEYYILMRDQLSFNFSSTVDESLPGSPSADMALEQSQGSLSLRDSLWMFRGKDLLTWNDVQDVLTEETVPAPLSIPLDFYPLSVLLSKGIVLGIESEMMQRRDMSFAVLKFAIRTTLFLPYFLQYGLMNLGTPAALSLCRHFSHLSYFAHGLEILLHHVLDDEVDNESQANKTGESVVREGPLLPTVIGFLQASLPPKDYLDIVVQCTRKTELRSWRTLFSYLPPPKDLFEQALRLDSLKTAVGYLLVLQAFEDEEENGHDSRIEEYVVRLIGLASQKNDWELCAELARFLIALDSSGEMLQRAISRVGLRSTTSRPTLNGSRTGSAASVKGLGLSLPIRTPSWSPSLSPTSSASELPGGQDGDVGDEYPYPAAHRVG, from the exons ATGTACTGGCCCAATGGAGTCCCCCGGGTCTATGCCATCAACGGCCCTGCCATCGCCTCTGTCTGGGCTGATGGAGTACGGCAACCCCCACACCACCCTCCCTCGGAACCGCGGAGCTCACTAGAAAACAATGATACCGACGGAGATACCGAATCCCTCATCAGCGATGATCATAAGCCCCAGTCCGAACCCAAACCCGAACCTGTAAGCTCGTCCGCGTCGGACGGCCCCAAGTGGGAAGATGAGGCTATCAAAGGCCTCTGCGTCTCGCGCTCGGGGCATACGTTCACCACCATGACAGAGACCTCCATTGCGGTTTGGCAAACAAGG CCTACTGCCGTTGTGGCGGCGATAGCTCGGTCCTCGTTCTCACTAAAGACATACGGCTCCAACGTGGCACTTCTCATGCACCCCGATTCAACGATCCTGGTCATCCAAACCGCCGAAGGATACCTCCTCACCTACTCGGTGGCATCGGACCCCTCATCACGAGTCTATCAGCAGAATTTCGACCAAAACACACAGCCCCGGCGCCAGCAATTATCACGGTTTTCagccgtcgaagaagccaatATCGTCGGGGATATCAGCATTCGATTCCGCATGGCAATCAAAATCGAATCTGGAATCGTCAAGGCGCTCGCACTGGATCAGGAACTCGTGGTTGCTACCGTGAAGCCGTCGGCTATTCAATGCATCCGGTGGACTCCCGAGGCAGGCGGAACGCAGACGACCTCGGAGCTGCTGAGCCGCATCCTCAATGTTCCCAAGAAGGTTTCGATTGTCGACATGGTTTATGACCGAGCGATGAATCTTCTGATATGGATCACGAATACTGGCCAGGCGTATGCCGTGCAGCGAGCTCCTGAGGCGCAGCCTGACTCTGAGGCGCCCAACAAATTGTTCCATGGCCACTGTTTCCATGACCCAAAGGAAGCTGGTCAGGAGGCTGTTAAAGTGGCTGTGAATGCGCGCTTTTCTCTGCTGGCGGTGAATTGCACGAATGGTGAGATTTTGGTCTACACGGCCAAAGATTATATGGGCAATGTTCCACTTTCTCACAAGCTACACCTGCCAGCGACACCAACTACTACTGGCGCCTTGACATTCATGAACTATTCGCCCGATGGATACTGTCTATTTGCAGGCTACGAGCGCGGCTGGACGACATGGAGTGTATTTGGCAAGCCCGGAGGGAACAGCTTCTCCGTTGATTCGTCGTTGGCCGCAACAAACTCAGAGGATTGGCTCACGGGCGTTTCAAACGGTTGCTGGATTGGCGGAGGCTCGGATATCATTCTGTCTGGACAGAATGACCGGCGTCTTTGGATCCTGGAGACAGCTCGCAGTGCATTGACTGGCTGCTTCTCGTCTGCCAATCTTGCACGCGGGTTGCTGCAAACGGGCACTGAACTAATTCTTTATCGCGGACACGACCTTCCCGACCTGATGACCATCTCGGGCAAGGATTCGCTGTGGCATCATGCTCAGTATCCGCCGGCTTATCTTCACTCACAGTGGCCTATTCGATCCTGTGTTGTGTCTCAGGATGGACGGTATGTGGCGATAGCCGGTCGACGCGGGCTTGCACATTACAGCGTAAACAGTGGCCGCTGGAAGGTTTTTGAGGACGCCAAGGCGGAGAATTCGTTCGCCGTTCGGGGTGGGATGTGCTGGTACGGGCATATCTTGATCGCTGCCGTCGAGAGCGACGGATCATACGAG ATACGTCTTTATTCACGGGAAGCCTCTCTCGGCAACAACTCAGTCATGCATATTGAGTACCTTCCGTCGCCGGTGGTGTTCATTGGACCTTCGGGGGAAGATTCCCTCCTTGTCTATACCTACGATAACGTTCTATACCACTATGTCATCAACTCGACGCAGCCGCAGATCACACTTGTTCCTGTTGGACAGATTGCCTTCAATGGAATTGTGCGGGCACCAACGCGGGTTCGGGCTATCAGTTGGGTCTTGCCCGAAGAACAAATGC GTAATGGCGATCCATCTCAAGATGTAAAGGTCGCAtctgtccttcttctcgtcgatggGAACCTGGTTCTGTTGCAGCCGACTGTGTCAGAAAAAGGCGAGCTGAAATACGATATGCGCATCGTCTCGCATGATGTGGAGTATTATATTCTGATGCGCGACCAGCTTTCGTTCAACTTTTCATCCACAGTCGACGAATCACTGCCGGGTAGTCCATCGGCGGATATGGCGCTGGAACAATCACAAGGTAGTCTATCCCTTCGAGATTCTCTCTGGATGTTCCGCGGCAAGGACCTCTTGACCTGGAATGATGTTCAGGATGTCCTGACAGAAGAGACGGTGCCGGCACCTCTCAGTATTCCTCTGGACTTTTACCCCCTCTCCGTACTGCTAAGTAAAGGCATTGTTCTGGGTATCGAGTCCGAAATGATGCAGAGACGGGATATGTCCTTCGCCGTTCTGAAATTTGCCATCCGA ACAACTCTTTTCCTTCCATATTTCCTCCAATACGGCTTGATGAACCTCGGCACACCTGCGGCGCTCTCTCTCTGCCGACACTTCTCACACCTGTCATATTTCGCCCACGGCTTGGAGATTTTGCTACATCACGTTCTCGACGACGAAGTTGACAACGAGAGCCAAGCAAACAAGACCGGCGAATCTGTCGTAAGAGAAGGGCCATTACTTCCTACCGTCATCGGCTTCCTGCAAGCATCTCTCCCGCCAAAGGACTACCTCGACATCGTCGTCCAATGCACCCGGAAAACAGAACTCCGGTCCTGGCGCACGCTATTCAGCTAcctcccaccaccaaaaGACCTCTTCGAGCAAGCCCTGCGACTCGACTCGCTCAAGACGGCCGTCGGATACTTGCTAGTCCTACAAGCTttcgaagacgaagaagagaacggcCACGATAGCCGAATTGAAGAATACGTCGTCCGCCTGATCGGGCTCGCCTCGCAAAAGAACGACTGGGAGCTCTGCGCCGAGCTGGCTCGGTTCTTAATCGCTCTTGATTCCTCGGGTGAAATGCTCCAGCGCGCTATCTCCCGCGTCGGCTTGCGCTCGACTACCTCCCGCCCTACTTTGAATGGATCTCGCACTGGTTCCGCGGCTAGTGTCAAAGGTTTGGGACTGAGTCTTCCGATTAGGACGCCCTCGTGGTCGCCTTCCCTCTCGCCGacctcgtcggcctcggaaCTGCCTGGTGGGCAGGACGGCGACGTGGGGGATGAATACCCATATCCAGCCGCTCATCGAGTCGGGTGA